A window of the Diorhabda carinulata isolate Delta chromosome 1, icDioCari1.1, whole genome shotgun sequence genome harbors these coding sequences:
- the LOC130898962 gene encoding broad-complex core protein isoforms 1/2/3/4/5-like isoform X1 — MTSMDETKQFAVSWSNHMNHVKQAFDNLLNNSDLTDVTLYVEGTKIGAHKMLLSACSNYFNCLFRDFPQEHPIVVLKGVKYVVLKDILKFIYSGEVSVDSSHFDNFLQTAEFLEISGLTGSQHNNDHESDLTNGAPTKTAKTITQKIRKDKMDAQEQVFNNDNIDWDTKISSPIFTDNMCDIQISQGSDELEIDVEKRELSEEELYASTHRDLSSSLTSDNLTCPICFKVFAHPYSLHHHKPVHLGRTKCRICNAVLSRKYNLKMHMKSKHNVG; from the exons ATGACTTCGATGGATGAGACCAAACAATTTGCTGTAAGCTGGAGTAACCATATGAACCATGTAAAACAAGCTTTTGACAATTTACTGAATAATAGTGATCTCACAGATGTTACATTATATGTTGAAGGTACTAAAATAGGCGCCCATAAAATGTTACTTTCAGCATGCAGTAATTATTTTAACTGTCTATTCAGAGATTTTCCACAAGAGCACCCCATTGTCGTACTTAAAGGAGTTAAATATGTCGTTTTAAAAGATATTCTGAAGTTTATTTACAGTGGAGAAGTTAGTGTAGACAGTAGtcattttgataatttcctACAGACTgcggaatttttagaaataagtGGATTAACAGGTTCACAACATAACAATGATCATGAATCAGATTTGACCAATGGCGCTCCTACAAAAACGGCCAAAacaattacacaaaaaataagaaaagataaAATGGATGCCCAGGAACAAGTTTTTAACAATGATAATATTGACTGGGATACTAAAATATCAAGTCCAATTTTCACAGATAATATGTGTGACATTCAGATTTCACAAG gtTCAGATGAATTGGAAATTGATGTTGAAAAAA GAGAATTATCCGAAGAGGAACTGTATGCCAGTACTCATCGTGATCTTAGTTCAAGTTTAACTTCTGACAATTTAACTTGTCCCATATGCTTCAAAGTTTTCGCACATCCATATAGTTTGCACCACCATAAACCAGTTCATCTTGGAAGAACAAAATGTCGCATTTGTAATGCTGTTCTCTCCAGaaagtataatttgaaaatgcaCATGAAATCTAAACACAATGTAGGTTGA
- the LOC130898962 gene encoding longitudinals lacking protein-like isoform X2, with amino-acid sequence MTSMDETKQFAVSWSNHMNHVKQAFDNLLNNSDLTDVTLYVEGTKIGAHKMLLSACSNYFNCLFRDFPQEHPIVVLKGVKYVVLKDILKFIYSGEVSVDSSHFDNFLQTAEFLEISGLTGSQHNNDHESDLTNGAPTKTAKTITQKIRKDKMDAQEQVFNNDNIDWDTKISSPIFTDNMCDIQISQGSDELEIDVEKKMAKNKCVYFKCGLSKRSDPTIKISCE; translated from the exons ATGACTTCGATGGATGAGACCAAACAATTTGCTGTAAGCTGGAGTAACCATATGAACCATGTAAAACAAGCTTTTGACAATTTACTGAATAATAGTGATCTCACAGATGTTACATTATATGTTGAAGGTACTAAAATAGGCGCCCATAAAATGTTACTTTCAGCATGCAGTAATTATTTTAACTGTCTATTCAGAGATTTTCCACAAGAGCACCCCATTGTCGTACTTAAAGGAGTTAAATATGTCGTTTTAAAAGATATTCTGAAGTTTATTTACAGTGGAGAAGTTAGTGTAGACAGTAGtcattttgataatttcctACAGACTgcggaatttttagaaataagtGGATTAACAGGTTCACAACATAACAATGATCATGAATCAGATTTGACCAATGGCGCTCCTACAAAAACGGCCAAAacaattacacaaaaaataagaaaagataaAATGGATGCCCAGGAACAAGTTTTTAACAATGATAATATTGACTGGGATACTAAAATATCAAGTCCAATTTTCACAGATAATATGTGTGACATTCAGATTTCACAAG gtTCAGATGAATTGGAAATTGATGTTGAAAAAA aaatggctaaaaataagtgtgtttatttcaagtgtGGACTAAGTAAGAGATCAGATCCTACAATTAAAATTTCCTGTGAATGA
- the LOC130898982 gene encoding uncharacterized protein LOC130898982 translates to MISTRRFYTLEEDNLILEWIIKTKLFYTLRGKNFWIDLSRCNVFKDRSWQSLQNRFEKKVYPNITNPNYTISELDKAKIILAWQQTSDSFDSNETDENDTTDTEENDYEDTDKDTCCKTVSNTENDSVTSSMAFYDV, encoded by the exons ATGATTAGTACTCGACGATTTTATACTTTGGAAGAGGATAATTTAATTCTAGAAtggataataaaaacaaaattattctataCTTTGCGTGGTAAAAACTTTTGGATTGATCTCTCCCGATGTAACGTATTTAAAGATAGAAGTTGGCAAAGTTTGCAAAATCGATTTGAAAAGAAG GTGTATCCGAATATTACAAATCCTAATTATACAATATCAGAATTGGATAAAGCAAAGATCATATTAGCATGGCAACAAACTTCTGATAGTTTTGATAGCAATGAAACTGACGAAAATGATACCACAGATACAGAGGAAAATGATTATGAAGATACAGATAAGGATACATGCTGTAAAACAGTATCTAATACTGAAAATGACTCTGTAACTAGTTCTATGGCATTTTATGATGTTTGA
- the LOC130898991 gene encoding platelet-activating factor acetylhydrolase IB subunit beta homolog, whose translation MNTCKVPMPVDDGDGDNRWLSIHNRFLSESKEKDADVIFIGDSIVQALQHTDVWNELFVPLHCLNFGIHRDKIENVLWRIQNGELDNVKPKIIVLHVGTNNYSNTPEEIRDGIVELVEIIKEKHPDVYIVVPTLLPRGQNPNTVRDKLAKVNELLKPALEGRPKVEMVVIDNGFVRADGTISHHDMYDYLLLTNSGCKKAFEPVHELLMQLLADGEIENDLTPSE comes from the exons ATGAATACTTGCAAGGTCCCAATGCCCGTCGATGATGGAGATGGTGATAATAGGTGGTTAAGTATT cATAACCGGTTTCTCTCTGAAAGTAAAGAAAAAGATGCTGATGTTATTTTCATAGGAGATTCAATAGTTCAAGCATTACAACATACAGATGTTTGGAATGAATTATTTGTCCCATTACATTGTTTAAATTTTGGCATTCATAGGGATAAAATCGAAAATGTGTTGTGGAGAATTCAGAATGGAGAATTAGATAATGTTAAACCTAAA ataattgtCTTGCATGTTGGTACTAATAACTATTCAAATACACCTGAAGAAATTAGAGACGGTATCGTAGAGTTAgttgaaataattaaagaaaagcATCCAGATGTGTATATTGTTGTACCA ACATTATTACCAAGAGGACAAAACCCAAATACAGTCAGAGATAAATTAGCTAAAGTGAATGAATTGTTAAAACCTGCTTTAGAGGGTCGACCTAAAGTTGAAATGGTAGTTATTGACAATGGATTTGTCAGGGCTGATGGAACAATAAGTCATCACGATATGTATGATTATTTGTTACTAACAAATTCGGGCTGTAAAAAAGCTTTTGAACCAGTGCATGAACTTTTGATGCAGTTATTGGCAGATGGTGAAATTGAAAATGATCTCACACCCTCTGAgtaa